The Pseudomonas sp. TH06 genome has a window encoding:
- a CDS encoding DNA-3-methyladenine glycosylase I: MPRCFWCTEDPLYMAYHDQEWGTPLRDAQGLFELLLLEGFQAGLSWITVLRKRERYREVLFGFDVQRVAQMSDAEIDELMLDPGIIRNRLKLNAARRNAQAWLALEDPVAFLWSFVGDQPIINHFKDRSEVPAITPEALAMSKGLKKAGFTFVGPTICYALMQASGMVMDHTRDCDRYAQLVNGG; this comes from the coding sequence ATGCCACGCTGCTTTTGGTGTACCGAAGATCCGCTGTACATGGCTTATCACGATCAGGAGTGGGGCACGCCGCTACGCGATGCGCAGGGTTTGTTCGAGTTGCTTTTGCTCGAAGGGTTCCAGGCCGGGCTGTCGTGGATCACCGTGCTGCGTAAACGCGAGCGTTATCGCGAGGTGTTGTTCGGCTTCGACGTACAGCGCGTGGCGCAGATGAGCGACGCTGAAATCGATGAGTTGATGCTCGATCCGGGGATCATCCGCAACCGTCTCAAACTCAACGCCGCCCGCCGTAATGCCCAGGCCTGGCTGGCGCTGGAGGATCCGGTGGCGTTCCTCTGGTCGTTCGTCGGCGACCAACCGATCATCAATCATTTCAAGGATCGCAGCGAAGTCCCGGCGATCACTCCCGAAGCGCTGGCGATGAGCAAAGGCCTGAAAAAGGCCGGGTTCACGTTCGTCGGACCGACCATTTGCTACGCGCTGATGCAGGCCTCGGGCATGGTCATGGATCACACCCGTGACTGCGACCGCTACGCGCAGCTCGTCAACGGCGGTTAG
- the def gene encoding peptide deformylase, producing the protein MAILNILEFPDPRLRTIAKPVAVVDDEVRQLVDDMFETMYEAPGIGLAATQVNVHKRIVVMDLSEDRTEPRVFINPEFESLTEEMDQYQEGCLSVPGFYENVDRPQKVRIKALDRDGKPYELIAEGLLAVCIQHECDHLNGKLFVDYLSTLKRDRIKKKLEKLHRQNA; encoded by the coding sequence ATGGCCATTTTAAACATCCTCGAATTTCCGGACCCGCGTCTGCGTACTATCGCCAAGCCTGTGGCTGTAGTGGACGACGAAGTGCGTCAGTTGGTCGATGACATGTTTGAAACAATGTATGAAGCGCCGGGCATCGGCCTCGCCGCGACCCAGGTCAACGTGCACAAACGTATCGTCGTGATGGACCTTTCCGAAGACCGCACCGAACCCCGGGTGTTCATCAACCCCGAGTTCGAATCGCTGACCGAAGAGATGGACCAGTATCAGGAAGGCTGCCTCTCGGTACCGGGCTTCTACGAAAACGTCGACCGCCCGCAGAAAGTCAGGATCAAGGCGCTGGACCGCGACGGCAAGCCCTATGAACTGATCGCCGAAGGCCTGCTCGCAGTGTGCATCCAGCATGAATGCGACCACCTCAACGGCAAATTGTTCGTCGATTACCTGTCCACGCTCAAACGCGACCGGATCAAGAAGAAACTGGAAAAGCTGCATCGCCAGAACGCTTGA
- the fmt gene encoding methionyl-tRNA formyltransferase: MTEPLRIVFAGTPEFAAEHLKALLSSPYEIVAVYTQPDRPAGRGQKLMPSPVKQLALENNIQVLQPPTLRNTDAQAELAALKPDLMVVVAYGLILPQAVLDIPRLGCINSHASLLPRWRGAAPIQRAVEHGDAESGVTVMRMEAGLDTGPMLLKVVTPIIAEDTGGTLHDRLAEMGPPAVVQAIAGLAAGTLEGEVQNDELATYAHKLNKDEARINWNRPAVELERLVRAFNPWPITHSTLNGEALKVLAATLADGNGAPGTILSASKDGLIVACGEQALCLTRLQLPGGKALNFSDLFNSRREKFAAGTVLGAAVDAQ; this comes from the coding sequence ATGACTGAGCCACTGCGCATCGTTTTTGCCGGCACCCCGGAATTCGCCGCCGAACACCTCAAGGCCCTGTTGAGCAGCCCTTACGAGATCGTTGCGGTCTACACCCAACCGGATCGTCCGGCCGGTCGCGGGCAAAAACTGATGCCGAGCCCGGTTAAACAACTGGCGCTGGAAAATAATATCCAGGTGTTGCAGCCACCGACGCTGCGCAACACTGACGCGCAGGCTGAACTGGCCGCATTGAAGCCGGACTTGATGGTGGTGGTCGCCTATGGCCTGATCCTGCCGCAAGCGGTGCTGGATATTCCGCGTCTGGGCTGCATCAACAGCCACGCCTCGTTGCTGCCACGCTGGCGCGGTGCGGCGCCGATCCAGCGCGCCGTGGAACACGGTGATGCCGAAAGCGGCGTGACCGTGATGCGCATGGAGGCCGGTCTCGACACCGGGCCGATGCTGCTCAAGGTCGTCACCCCGATCATTGCCGAAGACACGGGCGGTACGCTGCATGATCGTCTCGCCGAAATGGGCCCGCCGGCCGTGGTGCAAGCAATTGCCGGCCTGGCCGCCGGGACGCTGGAAGGCGAAGTGCAGAATGACGAGCTCGCCACTTACGCGCACAAATTGAACAAGGACGAGGCCCGCATCAACTGGAACCGTCCGGCGGTTGAGCTGGAACGCCTTGTCCGCGCTTTCAATCCATGGCCGATCACCCACAGCACCCTCAACGGTGAAGCGTTGAAAGTGCTGGCGGCAACCCTCGCCGACGGCAACGGCGCGCCGGGCACCATCCTCAGCGCCAGCAAGGACGGCCTGATCGTCGCCTGCGGTGAGCAGGCACTGTGCCTGACCCGCCTGCAATTGCCGGGCGGCAAGGCGCTGAACTTCAGCGACCTGTTCAACAGCCGTCGCGAGAAATTCGCCGCGGGCACCGTCCTCGGCGCAGCGGTGGACGCGCAATGA
- the rsmB gene encoding 16S rRNA (cytosine(967)-C(5))-methyltransferase RsmB, which yields MNPRLAAAKALAAVLSGKASLNSSLPTQLDKVEDRDRGFTQDLAFGTARWQPRLSALAEKLLQKPFKAADADVEALLLVGLYQLLYTRVPAHAAIGETVGCADKLKKPWAKGLLNAVLRNAQRESEAIFAELERDPVVRTAHPRWLQKSLKTFWPEQWEAICEANNAHPPMILRVNRRHHSRDAYLGLLTDAGIAATPCIYSRDGIILEAATDVRSLPGFAEGWISVQDEAAQLAADLLDLAPGQRVLDACCAPGGKTCHILEAEPALAGVVAVDLEAKRLVRVKENLERLGLNAELIAADGRDTEKWWDGKPFQRILLDAPCSATGVIRRHPDIKLTRQPDDIVALAQLQGELLDAMWKTLEVGGILLYATCSTLPTENTEVIAAFLERTPGARELDLATTAGIKQPHGRQLLAQQGGHDGFYYAKLIKIAAARG from the coding sequence ATGAATCCGCGTCTGGCCGCCGCCAAGGCACTCGCCGCCGTCCTCAGCGGCAAAGCCTCGCTGAACAGCTCCCTGCCGACGCAACTGGACAAGGTCGAGGATCGCGATCGCGGCTTCACTCAGGATCTGGCCTTCGGTACTGCACGCTGGCAGCCGCGTCTGTCAGCGCTGGCGGAAAAACTCCTGCAGAAACCGTTCAAAGCCGCCGACGCCGATGTCGAGGCGTTGCTGCTGGTCGGTCTCTACCAATTGCTCTACACCCGCGTGCCGGCCCACGCCGCCATCGGCGAAACCGTCGGTTGCGCCGACAAGCTGAAAAAGCCCTGGGCCAAAGGCCTGCTCAATGCCGTACTGCGTAACGCCCAGCGCGAAAGCGAAGCGATTTTCGCCGAGCTGGAGCGCGACCCGGTGGTACGCACCGCCCACCCGCGCTGGTTGCAAAAATCCCTGAAAACCTTCTGGCCGGAACAGTGGGAAGCCATCTGCGAGGCGAACAACGCGCATCCGCCGATGATCCTGCGGGTCAACCGCCGCCATCACAGCCGCGACGCCTACCTTGGTCTGCTGACTGACGCCGGGATCGCCGCAACGCCGTGCATTTACAGCCGCGACGGCATCATCCTCGAAGCCGCCACCGACGTGCGCAGCCTGCCGGGTTTCGCCGAAGGCTGGATCAGCGTGCAGGACGAAGCCGCGCAACTGGCCGCTGATCTGCTTGATCTGGCACCGGGCCAACGCGTGCTCGACGCCTGCTGCGCCCCCGGCGGCAAGACCTGCCACATCCTTGAAGCCGAACCGGCCTTGGCCGGCGTGGTCGCGGTGGACCTGGAAGCCAAACGTCTGGTTCGGGTGAAAGAAAACCTTGAGCGCCTCGGCCTCAACGCCGAACTGATCGCTGCCGACGGTCGCGATACCGAAAAGTGGTGGGATGGCAAACCGTTCCAGCGCATTCTGCTCGACGCGCCGTGCTCGGCCACCGGCGTGATTCGCCGTCACCCGGACATCAAGCTGACCCGCCAGCCGGACGACATCGTCGCCCTCGCGCAACTGCAAGGCGAGCTGCTCGACGCCATGTGGAAAACCCTCGAAGTGGGCGGCATCCTGCTCTACGCCACCTGCTCGACGCTGCCGACCGAAAACACCGAGGTGATTGCCGCATTCCTTGAGCGCACGCCGGGTGCCCGGGAGCTGGATCTAGCCACGACTGCCGGGATCAAACAGCCCCACGGTCGCCAATTGCTGGCCCAGCAAGGCGGGCATGACGGGTTCTACTACGCCAAGCTGATCAAGATCGCTGCCGCGCGCGGCTAA
- the dprA gene encoding DNA-processing protein DprA, giving the protein MTLSVCTPVSPAELEARLRLHRLPEIGPKRFAKLLEAFGSASKAISAPASAWRSLGLPAASAEARRSPEVRDGASHAMRWLERPGQHLLMWDQADYPALLAQIADPPPLLFVAGDPLILEKPQLAMVGSRRASRPGMDTAAAFSRSLAGAGFVITSGLALGIDAAAHQAALDVGGLTVGVLGTGLEKFYPQRNRRLADAMIASGSAVLSEFPLDAGPTASNFPRRNRIISGLSLGVLVVEASVASGSLITARLAAEQGREVYAIPGSIHHPGARGCHQLIRDGAVLVETIEHILEALRGWQHLPHCADTPKPEHPLLALLHAAPHTSEALADSSGWALPKVLAALTELEMDGRAVSENGRWFARVS; this is encoded by the coding sequence ATGACGCTGTCTGTCTGTACGCCGGTTTCCCCTGCGGAACTGGAAGCGCGCCTGCGCCTGCACCGCCTGCCGGAAATTGGGCCGAAACGGTTTGCCAAATTGCTCGAAGCCTTTGGCTCGGCGTCAAAAGCCATCAGCGCGCCGGCGAGCGCCTGGCGCTCGCTCGGTTTACCGGCGGCGTCAGCCGAAGCGCGGCGCAGCCCCGAAGTGCGCGACGGTGCCAGCCACGCAATGCGCTGGCTAGAGCGGCCGGGACAACATTTATTGATGTGGGATCAGGCGGATTATCCGGCGCTGCTGGCGCAGATTGCCGATCCGCCACCGCTATTGTTCGTGGCCGGAGATCCGCTGATTCTGGAGAAACCGCAACTGGCAATGGTGGGCAGCCGCCGTGCATCGCGACCGGGAATGGACACCGCTGCAGCGTTTTCCCGCAGCTTGGCCGGAGCCGGTTTTGTCATCACCAGCGGTCTGGCCCTGGGCATTGATGCTGCGGCGCATCAGGCGGCGCTGGATGTCGGCGGGCTCACGGTCGGTGTGTTGGGCACCGGTCTGGAAAAGTTTTATCCACAGCGCAATCGGCGGCTGGCTGACGCGATGATTGCCTCTGGCAGCGCGGTGCTTTCGGAGTTTCCGCTGGACGCCGGTCCCACTGCGAGCAACTTTCCGCGACGCAACCGGATCATCAGTGGTTTGTCCCTGGGTGTGCTGGTGGTTGAGGCAAGTGTTGCCAGTGGGTCGTTGATCACCGCACGCTTGGCGGCCGAACAGGGGCGCGAGGTTTACGCTATTCCCGGCTCGATCCATCACCCCGGCGCGCGCGGTTGTCATCAATTGATTCGCGACGGTGCGGTGCTGGTGGAAACCATCGAACATATCCTCGAAGCCCTGCGTGGCTGGCAGCATCTGCCGCACTGCGCAGACACGCCGAAACCCGAGCATCCGTTGCTTGCTCTGCTTCATGCGGCGCCGCACACCAGTGAGGCATTGGCCGACAGCAGTGGCTGGGCGTTGCCCAAAGTCCTGGCGGCCCTCACCGAGCTGGAAATGGATGGCCGCGCCGTGAGTGAAAATGGCCGCTGGTTTGCGCGGGTGAGCTAG
- a CDS encoding lysophospholipid acyltransferase has translation MEKFKGALLVGALRLFALLPWRAVQAVGSAIGWIMWKTPNRSRDVVRINLAKCFPQMDPAERERLVGQSLKDIGKSLTESACAWIWPAQRSIDLVREVEGLDILKDALASGKGVVGITSHLGNWEVLNHFYCSQCKPIIFYRPPKLKAVDELLRKQRVQLGNKVAASTKEGILSVIKEVRKGGAVGIPADPEPAESAGIFVPFFATQALTSKFVPNMLAGGKAVGVFLHALRLPDGSGYKVILEAAPEAMYSTDTAESCAAMSKVVERYVAAYPSQYMWSMKRFKKRPPGEERWY, from the coding sequence GTGGAAAAGTTTAAAGGCGCCTTGCTGGTAGGCGCTCTGCGGCTGTTTGCCCTGCTGCCATGGCGGGCCGTGCAGGCCGTGGGTTCGGCGATTGGCTGGATCATGTGGAAAACCCCCAACCGATCCCGCGACGTGGTGCGGATCAACCTTGCCAAATGTTTTCCACAAATGGACCCGGCCGAGCGTGAGCGTCTGGTCGGGCAGAGCCTGAAAGACATCGGCAAGTCGCTGACCGAAAGCGCCTGCGCGTGGATCTGGCCAGCCCAGCGCTCCATCGACCTGGTGCGCGAAGTCGAAGGCCTCGACATTCTCAAGGATGCGTTGGCCTCGGGCAAGGGCGTGGTCGGCATCACCAGCCACCTCGGCAACTGGGAAGTGCTCAACCACTTCTATTGCAGCCAGTGCAAACCGATCATTTTCTATCGCCCGCCCAAGCTCAAGGCTGTGGATGAATTGCTGCGCAAACAGCGCGTGCAACTGGGCAACAAAGTCGCCGCGTCGACCAAGGAAGGCATTCTCAGCGTCATCAAGGAAGTGCGCAAAGGTGGTGCAGTGGGCATTCCCGCTGACCCGGAACCGGCCGAATCCGCCGGGATCTTCGTGCCGTTCTTCGCCACCCAGGCGCTGACCAGCAAATTTGTGCCGAACATGTTGGCCGGTGGCAAAGCGGTCGGCGTGTTCCTCCATGCACTGCGCCTGCCCGACGGTTCTGGCTACAAAGTGATCCTCGAAGCGGCGCCCGAGGCCATGTACAGCACCGATACCGCCGAGTCTTGCGCGGCGATGAGCAAAGTGGTCGAACGCTATGTGGCGGCGTATCCAAGCCAGTACATGTGGAGCATGAAGCGCTTCAAGAAACGCCCGCCGGGCGAAGAACGCTGGTACTGA
- the trkA gene encoding Trk system potassium transporter TrkA has product MKIIILGAGQVGGSLAEHLASEANDITVVDTDSERLRDLGDRLDIRTVQGRGSLPSVLRQAGADDADMLVAVTNSDETNMVACQVAHTLFHTPTKIARVREASYLNREEQLFQNEAIPVDVLISPEQVVTNYIKRLIQHPGALQVIDFAEGAAQLVAVRAYYGGPLVGQQLRQLREHMPNVETRVAAIFRRDRPILPQGDTVIEADDEVFFIAARENIRAVMSEMRRLDETYKRIVIAGGGQIGERLAEAIESRYQVKIIEMNPARCRYLSDTLDSTVVLQGSASDRDLLLEENIADADIFLALTNDDEANIMSSLLAKRLGAKKVMTIINNPAYVDLIQGGDIDIAISPQLATIGTLLAHVRRGDIVSVHSLRRGAAEAIEAIAHGDAKSSKVIGKPIEKIGLPPGTTIGAVIRNEQVIIAHDDTVIEAGDHVILFLVDKKHIRDVEKLFHVGLSFF; this is encoded by the coding sequence ATGAAAATCATCATCCTCGGTGCAGGGCAGGTCGGCGGTTCGCTGGCCGAACATCTGGCCAGTGAAGCCAATGACATCACGGTGGTCGACACCGACAGCGAGCGCCTGCGCGACCTCGGCGACCGTCTCGACATCCGTACCGTGCAGGGCCGTGGCTCGCTGCCGTCGGTACTGCGTCAGGCCGGCGCCGACGACGCCGACATGCTGGTCGCGGTGACCAACAGCGACGAAACCAACATGGTCGCCTGCCAGGTCGCTCACACACTTTTCCACACGCCGACCAAGATCGCCCGGGTGCGCGAGGCGTCCTACCTCAATCGCGAAGAACAACTGTTCCAGAACGAAGCGATTCCGGTCGACGTGCTGATCAGCCCCGAGCAAGTGGTCACCAACTACATCAAGCGCCTGATCCAGCATCCCGGCGCCTTGCAAGTGATCGATTTCGCCGAAGGCGCGGCGCAACTGGTGGCAGTGCGCGCCTATTACGGCGGTCCGCTGGTGGGCCAGCAACTGCGCCAGCTGCGCGAACACATGCCGAATGTGGAAACCCGCGTCGCCGCGATTTTCCGTCGTGACCGGCCGATCCTGCCGCAGGGCGACACCGTGATCGAGGCCGATGACGAAGTCTTCTTCATCGCTGCCCGTGAGAATATTCGCGCGGTGATGAGCGAAATGCGTCGTCTCGACGAGACCTACAAGCGCATCGTCATCGCTGGCGGCGGGCAGATCGGCGAACGTCTGGCCGAGGCCATCGAAAGCCGCTACCAAGTGAAGATCATCGAGATGAACCCGGCACGTTGCCGCTATCTCTCCGATACCCTCGACAGCACCGTGGTATTGCAGGGCAGCGCCTCGGATCGCGATCTGCTGCTGGAAGAAAACATCGCCGATGCCGACATCTTCCTCGCGCTGACCAACGATGACGAAGCCAACATCATGTCGTCGTTGCTGGCGAAACGGCTGGGGGCGAAGAAGGTCATGACGATCATCAACAACCCGGCCTACGTCGACCTGATCCAGGGCGGCGACATCGACATCGCCATCAGCCCGCAACTGGCGACCATCGGCACCTTGCTGGCCCACGTGCGGCGTGGCGATATCGTCAGCGTGCACTCATTGCGCCGCGGTGCGGCGGAGGCCATCGAGGCGATTGCCCACGGTGATGCGAAATCGAGCAAGGTCATCGGCAAGCCCATCGAGAAGATCGGTTTGCCGCCGGGTACCACGATCGGCGCAGTCATCCGCAATGAACAGGTGATCATCGCCCATGACGACACCGTGATCGAAGCGGGCGACCATGTGATTCTGTTCCTTGTGGATAAAAAACATATCCGCGATGTGGAGAAGCTGTTTCATGTGGGGTTGAGCTTCTTCTGA
- the glyQ gene encoding glycine--tRNA ligase subunit alpha — protein sequence MSQPTPAVRTFQDLILALQQYWAEQGCVVLQPYDMEVGAGTFHTATFLRAIGPETWNAAYVQPSRRPTDGRYGENPNRLQHYYQFQVVLKPNPDNFQELYLGSLKHVGLDPLVHDIRFVEDNWESPTLGAWGLGWEVWLNGMEVTQFTYFQQAGGIECYPVTGEITYGLERLAMYLQGVDSVYDLVWADGPMGKVTYGDVFHQNEVEQSTYNFEHANVDKLFELFDFYESEAKRLIELDQPLPLPSYEMVLKASHTFNLLDARRAISVTARQQYILRVRTLARSVAQAYLLARAKLGFPMATPDLRDEVLAKLEAAQ from the coding sequence GTGAGCCAGCCTACGCCAGCCGTGCGTACCTTCCAAGACTTGATCCTCGCGCTCCAGCAATACTGGGCCGAGCAAGGTTGTGTGGTACTTCAGCCCTACGATATGGAAGTAGGCGCCGGCACTTTCCACACCGCGACATTCCTGCGCGCCATCGGCCCGGAAACCTGGAACGCCGCCTACGTGCAGCCAAGCCGCCGTCCGACTGACGGCCGCTACGGCGAAAACCCGAACCGTCTGCAGCACTACTACCAGTTCCAGGTAGTCCTGAAGCCGAACCCGGACAACTTCCAGGAACTGTACCTGGGCTCCCTCAAGCATGTCGGTCTGGACCCGCTGGTCCACGACATTCGCTTCGTCGAAGACAACTGGGAATCGCCGACCCTCGGCGCCTGGGGTCTGGGCTGGGAAGTCTGGCTGAACGGTATGGAAGTGACGCAGTTCACTTACTTCCAGCAAGCGGGCGGCATCGAGTGCTACCCGGTGACTGGCGAGATCACCTACGGTCTCGAGCGTCTGGCCATGTACCTGCAGGGCGTGGACTCGGTCTACGACCTGGTCTGGGCGGACGGTCCGATGGGCAAAGTCACCTACGGCGACGTGTTCCACCAGAACGAAGTGGAGCAGTCCACTTACAACTTCGAACACGCCAACGTCGACAAGCTGTTCGAACTGTTCGACTTCTATGAAAGCGAAGCCAAGCGCCTGATCGAGCTCGACCAGCCGCTGCCGTTGCCGAGCTATGAGATGGTCCTGAAGGCCTCGCACACCTTCAACCTGCTGGATGCACGCCGGGCGATCTCGGTAACCGCGCGTCAGCAATACATTCTGCGCGTGCGCACCCTGGCGCGTTCCGTTGCGCAAGCCTACCTGCTGGCGCGCGCCAAGCTGGGCTTCCCGATGGCAACCCCGGACCTGCGTGACGAAGTACTGGCCAAGCTGGAGGCTGCACAATGA
- a CDS encoding PilZ domain-containing protein, producing MSEQRKSFRIKITHDSFGECLGQTRNLSPTGVYVQHPRLASLPKGAVVYGQVQDLPTGAPRVRMEVVTVDADGIGLRYL from the coding sequence ATGTCCGAACAACGCAAATCCTTCCGCATCAAGATCACCCACGACAGCTTCGGCGAATGCCTCGGCCAGACGCGCAATCTGTCGCCCACCGGGGTGTATGTGCAGCACCCGCGCCTGGCGTCGTTGCCCAAAGGCGCGGTGGTGTATGGCCAAGTGCAGGATTTACCCACAGGCGCGCCACGGGTGCGGATGGAAGTGGTGACGGTGGATGCCGACGGCATCGGTCTTCGCTACCTTTGA
- a CDS encoding tetratricopeptide repeat protein, producing the protein MLESLEKMLAKGVDNSLLRFGLGKGYLDLGENAKAAEHFQRCVGFDPKYSAAWKLLGKAQLALGDHAAARQAWEQGLEAARAHGDKQAEKEMTVFLKKLERQAQ; encoded by the coding sequence ATGCTCGAATCCCTGGAAAAAATGCTCGCCAAGGGTGTGGATAACTCCCTGCTGCGCTTCGGCCTCGGCAAGGGTTATCTGGACCTGGGCGAAAACGCCAAGGCTGCCGAGCATTTCCAGCGCTGCGTCGGTTTCGATCCGAAGTATTCAGCGGCATGGAAACTGTTGGGCAAGGCGCAACTGGCACTGGGCGATCATGCCGCTGCGCGGCAGGCATGGGAGCAAGGTCTGGAAGCGGCCCGTGCCCATGGCGACAAACAGGCCGAGAAGGAAATGACTGTGTTTCTGAAGAAGCTCGAGCGTCAGGCGCAGTAA
- a CDS encoding LysM domain-containing protein: MRKTLLALLLLASAGAAQGQVQLRDGFPQQYTVVSGDTLWDISGKYLREPWQWPQLWRANPQIENPNLIYPGDTLTLSYVNGEPRLTVNRGESRGTIKLSPRIRTSPVAEAIPSIPLKSINSFLLSNRIVDKVEDFDKAPYIVAGDAERVLSGTGDRIFARGHFDPNQPVYGIFRQGKVYTDPQTREFLGINADDIGGGEIVATEGDVATLALQRTTQEVRLGDRLFSGEERSINSTFMPSAPTSDINGVIIDVPRGVTQIGVMDVVTLNKGKRDGLAEGNVLVVMKTGETVRDRVTGQPLKIPDERAGLLMVFRTYDKLSYGLVLNASRSLAVLDKVRNP, translated from the coding sequence ATGAGGAAAACACTACTCGCCCTGCTGCTGTTGGCTTCGGCTGGCGCTGCGCAAGGGCAAGTGCAACTCAGGGATGGTTTTCCACAGCAATACACGGTGGTTTCGGGGGACACGCTCTGGGACATTTCCGGCAAATACCTGCGCGAGCCCTGGCAATGGCCACAACTGTGGCGGGCCAACCCGCAGATCGAAAACCCCAACCTGATCTATCCCGGCGACACGCTGACGCTCAGTTACGTCAATGGTGAACCGCGCCTGACCGTCAATCGCGGCGAGTCGCGCGGCACCATCAAGCTGTCACCACGCATCCGCACCAGCCCGGTGGCCGAGGCGATTCCGAGCATTCCGCTGAAGTCGATCAACAGCTTTCTGCTGAGCAATCGTATCGTCGACAAGGTCGAGGATTTCGACAAGGCGCCGTACATCGTCGCCGGCGATGCCGAACGGGTGCTCAGCGGCACCGGCGACCGGATCTTCGCTCGCGGCCATTTCGACCCGAATCAGCCGGTGTACGGGATCTTCCGCCAGGGCAAGGTCTACACCGATCCGCAGACCCGGGAATTTCTCGGGATCAACGCCGATGACATCGGCGGCGGTGAGATCGTCGCTACCGAAGGCGATGTCGCCACTCTCGCCCTGCAACGCACCACCCAGGAAGTGCGCCTCGGCGACCGCTTGTTCAGCGGCGAGGAGCGCTCGATCAATTCGACGTTCATGCCCAGCGCGCCGACCAGCGATATCAATGGTGTGATCATCGACGTGCCGCGCGGCGTCACCCAGATCGGCGTGATGGACGTGGTCACCCTGAACAAGGGTAAACGCGACGGTCTTGCCGAGGGCAATGTCCTGGTGGTCATGAAGACCGGGGAAACCGTGCGCGACCGGGTCACGGGTCAACCGCTGAAAATCCCCGACGAACGGGCAGGATTGCTGATGGTGTTCCGCACTTACGACAAACTCAGTTACGGCCTCGTTCTCAATGCATCGCGCTCGCTGGCGGTGCTCGACAAGGTGCGAAATCCGTAA
- a CDS encoding L-threonylcarbamoyladenylate synthase yields MVNSWRVQQAAREIRAGAVIAYPTEAVWGLGCDPWNEDAVDRLLAIKNRSVDKGLILVADNIRQFDFLFEDFPQEWLDRMASTWPGPNTWLVPHQNLLPEWVTGVHDTVALRVSDHPQVRDLCSMVGPLISTSANPQGRPAARTRLRVEQYFRGQVDLILGGELGGRKNPSVIRDLASGNVIRPD; encoded by the coding sequence ATGGTCAACAGTTGGCGTGTGCAACAAGCCGCACGAGAGATTCGCGCCGGGGCGGTGATTGCCTATCCAACCGAAGCCGTCTGGGGGCTGGGTTGCGACCCGTGGAACGAAGACGCGGTGGATCGGCTGCTGGCGATCAAGAATCGCTCGGTCGACAAGGGACTGATTCTGGTCGCCGACAACATTCGCCAGTTCGACTTCCTGTTCGAAGACTTCCCGCAAGAGTGGCTCGACCGCATGGCCAGCACCTGGCCGGGGCCGAACACCTGGCTGGTGCCGCATCAGAACCTGCTGCCGGAGTGGGTCACCGGGGTGCACGATACCGTGGCGCTGCGGGTCAGTGATCACCCGCAGGTGCGTGACTTGTGCTCGATGGTCGGGCCATTGATCTCGACGTCGGCCAACCCGCAGGGCCGGCCGGCGGCGCGCACGCGGTTGCGGGTCGAGCAGTATTTTCGCGGACAGGTCGATTTGATCCTCGGTGGCGAGTTGGGCGGTCGCAAGAACCCCAGCGTCATCCGTGATCTGGCCTCCGGCAATGTCATTCGCCCCGACTGA